Within Phycisphaerae bacterium, the genomic segment GGCATGTCCCCAGAACGCTCTCCCTCGGAGATTTGGGATCGCTGACGCCCGCCGCAAGGCAGGCTGTGCGGATGTCCATTAACGAGGTCCCGACCGAGCCGATGGGCGCTGCCCGCGAAAGTATCATGGAGTGTTTCGATCATGCGTACCGCCACGCAAACCAGGTGCCAGGAAGAGAATGATCCGATGAGCGCGTCGCCGCTATCCCGATTGCGAAACGTGGGCATCTCCGCCCATATCGACTCCGGCAAGACCACGTTGACGGAGCGAATGCTCTTTTACGCCGGCCGTATCCACAAGATCGAAGAGGTCAAAGGCGGCGGCGACGGCGCCACCATGGACCACATGGACCTCGAGCGCGAACGCGGCATCACCATCACCTCCGCCGCCACCCAGGTCGGCTGGGACGACGCTCTGATCAACGTCATCGACACCCCCGGCCACGTCGACTTCACCGTCGAAGTCGAACGCTCGCTACGCGTCCTGGACGGCGCGATTCTCGTTCTCTGCGGCGTCGCCGGCGTGCAGTCGCAATCCATCACCGTCGATCGCCAGATGAAGCGCTATCAGGTGCCCCGCATCTGCTTCATCAACAAGCTCGATCGCCAGGGCGCCGACCCTGTCAACGTCGTCAAGGGTCTCGAAGAAAAACTCGACCTCCGCACCGTCCAACTGCAATTGCCCATCGGACTGGGCAACGCCCTGGAAGGCATCATCGACCTGATCCGCATGAAGGCCGCCTACTTCGACGGCGCCAACGGCGAGAAGATCCGCTGGGAAGACATCCCCGCGGCGATGAAAGACGATGCCGTCAGCGCCCGCACCGGAATGCTCGATGCCCTCAGCCTCTACGACGACGAGCTTCTCTCCATCATGCTCGAAGAGAAGCCGGTCCCCGAGGAGTTGATCCACGCTATCGTCCGCCGCGGAACGATCGCCGGTCAGTTCGCCCCGGTCCTCATGGGCTCGGCTTACAAGAACAAGGGCGTCCAGCTTCTGCTCGACGCGATCGTTCGGTATCTGCCGTCGCCGCTGGATCGGGAGATCTTCGCCCTCGATCTTGACAACGATGAGGCCGAAGTGCCCCTCGAGGCCAATCCTGACGCTCCCCTGGTGTCCCTGGCGTTTAAGCTGGTCGACGAAACCTTCGGCCAGCTTACCTTCATGCGCGTCTATCAGGGCAAGATGCATCGCGGCGAACGCTACATCTGCTCCCGCACCCGCAAGCCCCAGCGCTTCAGCCGTATCGTCCGCATGCACGCCGACGAACGCGAAGACATCGACTCCGCCGCGGCGGGCGACATCGTCGCCGTCGTCGGTCTCGATTGCGTCTCCGGCGACACCTTCTGCGGCGAAGACGCCAACTACAGCCTGGAATCCATGCACATCATGGATCCCGTGATCTCGCTGGCCATCAGCCCCGCCAAGACCGCCGACCGCGACAAGTTCTCCAAGGCCCTCTCGCGCTTCTCAAAGGAAGACCCGACCTTCCACGTTTCGTCCGATCCGGAAACCGGCGACACGCTGATCTCCGGCATGGGCGAGTTGCACCTCGATATCTACTGCGAACGCATCCGCCGCGAATATAAGGTCGAGTTGACCGTCGGCCAGCCCAAGGTCAGTTACCGCGAAGCTCCGTCACGGGGCGTCGAATACAATTACAAGCACAAGAAGCAGACCGGCGGCGCCGGCCAGTACGCCCATGTCGTCGGCCGTCTGGAGCAACTGCCCGAGGACCATGAGAGCGGCTACGAGTTCGAGAACAAGGTCTTCGGCGGCCGCATCCCGACCGAGTACATCCCGTCCGTGGACAAGGGCTTTCACTCCATGCTCAACAAGGGGCCGCTCGCCGGTTATCCGATTACCGGCGTGAAGATGATTTTGGAGGACGGTTCTTCGCACGACGTGGACTCGTCCGACATGGCCTTCCAGATCTGCGCCCGCGATGCCTTTCGCGAGGCTTTTCTGAACAGCAAGCCGATCCTCCTCGAGCCGATCATGAAGGTCCAGGTCGAAACCCCCGCAGAATTCCAGGGCCCCATCATTGGCGACCTCTCCGCCCGACGCGGACTGGTCATGGGCTCGGAGGCCCGCGGCCCCCTGACTGTCATCGACGCTGAAGTGCCCTTGGCCCGCATGTTCGGCTATGCCACGGATGTCCGCTCCTTTTCGCAGGGCAAGGCCAGCTTTACGATGGAGTTCCTGAAGTACAAGCGCGTCCCCGCCGCGATCCAGGTGGAAATCGTCGAGGCGGCGGCGAAGAAGAAAAAATAGCGAATTCGGAATAGAGAATAGCGAAAACGGAATACCAGACGCCGCTCTTCTTTCGCTATTCGCTATTCGCCATTCTTGATTCAATCCGGAGGATTGCCCCCATGCACGAACGTTTCAGCGACCGCGCCCGCCGCGCTTTGGCCCTCGCCAACCAGGAAGCCATCCGCCTTCATCACGAATCCCTGTCCCCCCTCCACATCCTGCTCGGCATCCTGGCCGCCGGGTCCGGCGTGGCCATCGTCGCCCTGCGCAACCGTGACATTGATCCGGAAGCCCTCAAGGACGAGCTGAATCGCAAGTCCGAGCCCGGAACGCGGGAACTGCAGCAGACCAAGATGGCCCAGAGCGCCGACACCCGCCAGGTCATTCAGTACGCCATCGACGAGGCCCGAAAGCTCGGCCATCGCTACGTCGGCACCGAACACCTGCTGATGGGAATTCTCCGTGAAGGCCGCACCCCCGCCGCGCAGTCCATCATCCAGCGCGGCGTCAAACTCGAAGTCCTCCGCGAGGAAATCCTCACCCTTCTGCGCTCCAGCACCAGCGAAGACCACGCCCGCGCCGGCACCGGTCACGACGGTCTGGAATGGGTCCACCAGCAGGAACTCGCCAAGGCCTTCCGCTCGCCGAACTTCTGGCACCGCCTGATCCTCGCGGTCGATTCCGCCAACCGCCTCGGCCACGGCGAGATCAAAGATGAGCACCTCTTGCTCGCCCTCCTCCGCGAACCCGACAGCTTCGTCGCCCAGATGCTCGCCGAAAAGGGAGTGACGGTAGACTGGGTCCGCGACCGCATCACCCGCGCCGCGGCGCTGTAGCGGAGCATGGGCCTTTGGCCCGTGCGGCACCGGCCGTGGAAAGGGAATCCTCCCGCTTAGTGACGGCCCACGTCGCGCTTTGGTACAATCCGTGCCATGAATCTCAAGGAAGCGCTGGCGAAACTCGAATCGATGGGCGATGAGGGGCGGCGGGCACACAACGCCAAGCCCTGGCCCGGAAACCCCGCGGGCGCGCCTAAGTTCAAGCAGTTCGGCTGCGCGATGGGCGATATTCGCACGCTGGCGAAGAAGATCAAGACCGATCACGCGCTGGCGCTGGAACTCTGGAAGACCGGCAACATCGATGCGCAACTGCTGGCGATCCTCATCATGAAGCCGAAGGAACTCTCGGCGAAGGAACTGGACAAATTGGTCCGCACGGCCAGGTTCGCATGGGTGGCGGACTGGTTCAACGCGTACATCGTCAAGGAACAGTGCTTTGCCGACAAGGAGACGCTTCGCATCAAGTGGATGGAGGATAAGGATGGGTGGGCGGCCCGCGCGGGCTGGAACCTCACCGCGAGTCGGATCAACAAGGGGGGCAAGGATGCTAAAGGACTTGACTTGCCGGCGCTGCTGGTTCGCATCGAGAAGGAGATGCCCAAGGCCAAGCCGGAAGTGCAGTGGACGATGAACAACACGCTCATGGCCATCGGCATCCACCACGCCGCGCACCGCAAGCGCGCGATCGCCATTGGCGAGAGGCTCGGCCTGTACAAGGATTGGCCGGTGTCGAAGGGCTGCACGCCGCCGTATGCGCCAATCGCGATCAACGAGATGGTGAAACGGCAGGGGTGAAGGCCGCGGCAAAAACGCATTTGACCCCTATCGCACGTAATGCCACCTCAAGGTCTCAATCCCGGTGAACGAGTAGTCGAGCTTGCCGGACTCGCTATTTCGGTAGCAGTTGCGACCGGCGCGGTTAGCGGCGCGTGGATTCTTTGGCTCATCAAGAAGAGTTGGTTGGTTTCTGCGGGGTCGCTCATCGCTGGCGGAGTCATCGGGTTTTGCGCCGGACAGTTGTTCGCTCGTATTCTTTACAAGACCGGCGAAAACACAATGGTTGTGAAGGTCGGCAGCACATCATTGTCGTCCACCATTACTGCAGGTTTGACCGGGGGTGTCGTTACCGGCGTTGTGATTGCTCTTCTCGCGATGCTGATTTTCAGCGCAACAAATCAGGCGTCAACCTTGTTCGGAGTTGCCATCGGCAGCGGCGTGGTCCTCGGCGTACTTTTCGCCTGCTTGAGTTCATTACTATGAGGTTTTTTGTAACGGGCGTCGAGGTCATCGTCGTCGCTGAGTGAACGCAATGGCCAAGAGGGCATCGAAAAATATGCGCCGCGTCGCACCCACCAAATGGGTCGCGTTTCACATCCAACTTGTCGACAGGCTCCGGTCAGCCGTGCCGGCAGAGCGATATCAGGCGGCCCTTGAACTGCAGGACTTCATAGAAGAAGCCAAGGCGACGCTTTGGCGTTCAATACGGAAGCGGTCAAATCGAAACCATCGCGGGATACTTGTCCGATCGCTTCAATGGTTCGATTGTTCCGAAGACTCTGATGCTCTGGTCGATCTGGTTCTCAATGACAATTACGAAGTGCAGTGTCACGCCCTCCAGATTCTCCAAGATCAATCCTTCTGCGTGAAGAAGAGTCAGTTGATTGCCGCACGGCGGCTGATCCGCGCACTACGACCACGCGACAACCTTTCCGCGTCAGATCTTCGTTGTCTTCGATCCGAGTTTGAGTCTGCATTGGACCGGATCAAGCGAGGATCTCGCAGTTCAGAGTGATCACAATGATCAAGATGAGGTCCATCATTCGCGATCGCGGCAATTCCAAAACTGTCTCAAAACTCCCTTTCAGTGCAACAATCTTGCGAGCCCATCGCGGCGGCGTCTGGATTCCTCCAACTCGCGTCGTTATGATTAGCGTCGCGTAATTATCTCGCCAATAGTAAGGAGCACCAACAATGAAGAATTCTCTCAAGCTCCAGCCCATCGAATTGCTCGCCCTGGCATTGGTCGCCTGCACCCTGCTCGCCGTGCTCACCCCCGGCCTGTTTGCCCACCCGCACGGGCACCCCGGCGAGTTGGTCACCCAATGCGCCGCCCACCTGCGGGGCATCGGACAGGCCATGTACATCTACGCCCAGGATGATCCCGGGGTCTTCCCCGCCCTCGCCCTCGTCCGCACCGAAAACGACGGCCTGATGCAGATCTTCGATCCGCTCGACCGCGTCGCCGAGCCCTCCACCACCGGTATCCCCTCGCCCACCGTCGATATGTGGGCGCTCGTTCGCATCATGAATGTGGCACCTGAGACTTTCATCTGCCCGTTCACGGCGGACGAGCCCGACCCGGCGCCGCCGTTCGTGCAGGACTATTATGATTTTCTTGGCCCGAAGAACCTCAGCTACGCTTATCAATATCAGCACGACCCCAACCGGCCGATCATTGGGACCTCGTCCGAGCCGACTTTCCCTTTAATGGCCGATGCGAATCCGTACATCAAGGGCGGCGTCCAGTCCGACCTTCTCCAGGATCGCCTGTCGAAAAAGGCGGGCAATTCCGACAATCACAAGCATCGCAGGGATGGTCAGAACGTACTCTATCAGGACTCGCACGTGGATCTCGAAGCCAGCCCGGCCGTCGGTCTCTTCGGCATGACCGATCCCTCGCTCGATTCCTACTACGACAACATCTACACCGTCCACGAGGATGGCGGCCTGGTCGACCCCGGCATCGCTGC encodes:
- the fusA gene encoding elongation factor G; its protein translation is MSASPLSRLRNVGISAHIDSGKTTLTERMLFYAGRIHKIEEVKGGGDGATMDHMDLERERGITITSAATQVGWDDALINVIDTPGHVDFTVEVERSLRVLDGAILVLCGVAGVQSQSITVDRQMKRYQVPRICFINKLDRQGADPVNVVKGLEEKLDLRTVQLQLPIGLGNALEGIIDLIRMKAAYFDGANGEKIRWEDIPAAMKDDAVSARTGMLDALSLYDDELLSIMLEEKPVPEELIHAIVRRGTIAGQFAPVLMGSAYKNKGVQLLLDAIVRYLPSPLDREIFALDLDNDEAEVPLEANPDAPLVSLAFKLVDETFGQLTFMRVYQGKMHRGERYICSRTRKPQRFSRIVRMHADEREDIDSAAAGDIVAVVGLDCVSGDTFCGEDANYSLESMHIMDPVISLAISPAKTADRDKFSKALSRFSKEDPTFHVSSDPETGDTLISGMGELHLDIYCERIRREYKVELTVGQPKVSYREAPSRGVEYNYKHKKQTGGAGQYAHVVGRLEQLPEDHESGYEFENKVFGGRIPTEYIPSVDKGFHSMLNKGPLAGYPITGVKMILEDGSSHDVDSSDMAFQICARDAFREAFLNSKPILLEPIMKVQVETPAEFQGPIIGDLSARRGLVMGSEARGPLTVIDAEVPLARMFGYATDVRSFSQGKASFTMEFLKYKRVPAAIQVEIVEAAAKKKK
- a CDS encoding Clp protease N-terminal domain-containing protein → MHERFSDRARRALALANQEAIRLHHESLSPLHILLGILAAGSGVAIVALRNRDIDPEALKDELNRKSEPGTRELQQTKMAQSADTRQVIQYAIDEARKLGHRYVGTEHLLMGILREGRTPAAQSIIQRGVKLEVLREEILTLLRSSTSEDHARAGTGHDGLEWVHQQELAKAFRSPNFWHRLILAVDSANRLGHGEIKDEHLLLALLREPDSFVAQMLAEKGVTVDWVRDRITRAAAL
- a CDS encoding DNA alkylation repair protein; protein product: MNLKEALAKLESMGDEGRRAHNAKPWPGNPAGAPKFKQFGCAMGDIRTLAKKIKTDHALALELWKTGNIDAQLLAILIMKPKELSAKELDKLVRTARFAWVADWFNAYIVKEQCFADKETLRIKWMEDKDGWAARAGWNLTASRINKGGKDAKGLDLPALLVRIEKEMPKAKPEVQWTMNNTLMAIGIHHAAHRKRAIAIGERLGLYKDWPVSKGCTPPYAPIAINEMVKRQG